GGCAACTGCAGCCAAACGACCTCCCATGAGACTGCTTTTCGCCCGCTCGCGTCATTGCTTTTCGTCACACGGATCACCTGCAATCCGTGTCGTCGCGCCAGTCCTTCTATTTCCGCGGAGGTGGCGTGGCTCATGGGGCGTCCCGGCGCGGGCGGGCCTTGGCGAAGGCTGATCATCATGCTGCCACCGGGGCCGAGCACCGAAACGAGCTTGCGAAAGGCCCGATGTCTCTGGCTGGCCGGCAGATGGTGCCAGACTGCGCTTACCCACACGAGATCGAAAGAGGATTTGGTTCGCAGCAACTTTTCGAGCGCCGGAAGCCGGTCATCAAGCCAGCGAATTTTCGACGACTTGTGTCGCGCACTGCCCGCCTCGCGCATCCCGGAAGAAGGCTCGACGGCCACGACACTATGGCCCTGCTCCGCAAACCAGGCGGCATCCCGACCGCTTCCCGCACCCACGTCCAGCACATTGCCGGAAGACTCGGGCAGCAGATCCGCAACCTGCCGATGCACGCTCCCAAACGGAATTCGTTCGTAGCCGTCGAAGAGCCCCGGCGCTTTGGCGTTGTACGCCGCCACGACATCGCGCACCCCGAAGCTTTCGGATCGAGCCGTGGCTGAGATGTTCCCCGGACTATTGTCGGAATGGCCGGACTCTAATTCCGTTGGCATATTTCGCCGGATGACAAGGCTTGTTCTTGATTCTTGCTGTTGGTCTAAGGCCGCTTACAAGAAGCCTGCATAACCGCAGGCGACACGCACGGCGTTTCCTGACAATAGCATGCAGCGACAAGTGTTGGCCATGCGCAGCTTCTTGTTCGACAGCGCGCTTTCGCCGAGAATCTATCTTGAATGGAGATTCGCCATGGGGGCGGAGAGGAAGTTCCGAGGAGGGAACAAAGGATGGAGATTCAACTTACCTTGCAGCATATCGGAATGCAGCTGGACGATACGAAGAAGACGTTTTACACGGAACGTAAGGAACCGAAGCCTGATTCCGAAATGATGGGCCAGCTCGTGGAGGATTTCCGCGACGAACTGGATAAGCTCGATAGTCAGGTGCACTCGCTGCGCTGCGGGCTGCGGCGAATGGAAAGCACACTGGAAAGGGAAGGCGGAGGGAGTGGCTACAGCACCCGAATCGGGCCGGGATAGTCGCGAAGTTTCTTGTCGGCCGTCAATAGCGTGAGACCTTCAATTTGCGCTTGTGCAATGAGAATTCGATCAAAGGGATCCTTATGGATGTCCGGTAGCAGATCAACTGCCACAGCGTGCGCTCCCGTCACAGGGAGTTCGGAGTAACCGTTCTCAAGCAATCCACGCCTGAGAAGGCGCGGGTCGACATTGAAATCGGCGTGTCCTCGACCGTTCTTGATGGCGACTTCCCATAGTGATGCGGCGCTGAAGAACAGCTCTGTGGCCTTGTCTTGAATCAGGTCGCGCGCTTCCAGCGGTAGCCGGTCCGGATGACCGGAAGTCCAGAGCAGCACATTTGCGTCGAGAAGAAACATCACTTTTTCCCAACCGCTGCCTCGGACGCGCCGGAGTGCGCCGAACCCGTATAAGCTATTATAATAGCTCTACAAATATACACTTTCCGACTTGCCTCGCGCCTTGCACCGACGCCAAAAATGCGATGTAATACGCCCATATTTCGAGCCGGGCGCTTTCGATTCGCTTACGGTAAATCGGCATTGTCGAATCCGGCCCGGCACGAACCCGACCGACGAACGCGATGCCCCAGCCAAGTTACCGCACCCTTTCAAAGCGCACCGTGGACCGCCTGTCGGTGGACGACAAGGATACCGTGTTCTGGGACCGGGAGCTGCCCGGCTACGGTGTCAGGGTCTATCCGAGCGGGCGCAAGGTCTACGTGGTGCAGACGCGGGTCGCCGGCAAGTCCCGGCGCATCACCGTGGGCCGTCACGGCGACATCGCGCCCGACCGGGCCCGCAAGGACGCCGCGAAGATCATCGCGCGCGTCAAGGCTGGGGAGCCGCCGGTCGAGACCAAACCCGAGGCCCCGCCGACCGTCGCCGACCTCGCGGGGCGTTATCAGCGCGAGCACGTCGCCATGCATTGCAAGCCCAACACGGTCAAGCACTACGGCCTGATGCTCAAGAAGCACATCGTGCCGCGCCTCGGGGGACTGGAGGTCGCCGAGGTGGAGCGCAGGGACATCCTCAAGTTCCAGTTCCAGTTGAGCGACATGCCCACGGTGGCCAACCGCTGCGTGGACATGCTGGTCAAGATGTTCAAACAGGTACATGATTTCCGCCTAGCGGCGGCGTTATCCTAGATAATTCATAAATAACAATCGGTTACAAACCTTCCGTTTCGCTGGCTCTCTAGGCCCTCCATTCTCAGGTACCAATTAGGTACCACTTCATTTCCAAGTCAGGCGCACGCTTGCGCCGCCAATCCGCAGGCTGATTCGGCCATCCCGCCGCGCAACCGCGCATTCGATTCGCGCCGACGCAGGCCCCGACCCGTTCCACGACAACGATCCGCCGTTCGCCGTCTGCCGGCCTTGCGCCGGCGAGAGGGGAGTTTCGGCCGGAAGCGGGGGGGTCGGCGGCGCTCCGGGAGAGGGGCGCTGCCGCCGTTCCCTTTCACCTGACCGAAGGAGCATCGAACCATGCAGGCGGCACTCGCACCGCGCGGCGACGCGCGCACCTATCTCACGCACTTCGTCGGCGGGGGGCTCGATGACGAGCGCTACGTCGTCGAGACCTTCCGCTCGCTGGCCAACGGCGACATCGTTCCCGTTCAGGCGGACGGTTCGAGGCCCAGGGGCCGGCGCAAGGCGCGCGGCCGGATCCTGCCGCTGAAGGCGGTCGAGAAGCTGCGTCCGGCCCGCGACGAGATCATCATCGCGACGGGGGTGAAGCGGCGCAACTCCGGTTGCCAGGTCTGGGGTTGGCGCGCACTCGGTCTGTTTCTGGAGCGCCGTCAGAAAGGCTGAGTTTCCGCATTTGCGGACGTCCAGCCGGCCCGTCGCCGGTTGGACATCCGCAGTCCCGTCCCCCCCTGTTACACCTGGAGCAGCCCATGGCCTACCGTGACGTTGAGCAACGCCGACGACGCGACCGCGAGCGGTTCCTCGAGCGAACCGAACGACGCCGGGCGGCCGGGCTTTGCCCTCGGTGCGGAGTTCGCCGGCCCGAGAACGGACTCGCGCTGTGCGGCGAGTGCGCCGGGAAGCGCCGGGCATCGGAGCGGGCGCGCGACGCGCGCCGGCGGGCCGCCGGCATCAAGCGCCGCCGCAACGTGGTCGGCGAACGGGCGAGGGACCGCCGGCGGACCGCCGAGTGGATCGCACGGGGGGTCTGCACGAAGTGCGGCGTCAATCAACCTGAGCCCGGTCGCCGGCTCTGCGCCGCATGCGGCGAGAAGCGACGCGCCGCCGAGCGCGCCCGATACGCCCGGGCCAAACGCCGGGGCGAGCTCTATGGCGGCCGGAATCCGCAGGTCAAGCGCAAGGCCGGACGGGCGGCCAGCGCCCGGCGCCGGCAGGCCCGCCTCGACGGCGGGACATGCGTGCGCTGCGGGCGTCGGCTGCCCGTCGAGGGCGGCGCCACCTGCCAGCCGTGCCGTGAGATTCGGCAGGCCGCGGAGCGCGAGCTGTACGCCTCCCGGAAGGCCGCCGGGCTTTGCGTATCCTGTGGCCGGCCGGCTTTTGCGGGCGAGGCCCGTTGCGGCGTGTGCGCGACCGTCGATGGCCAGAGGCGAAACCGAGACCGAAAGAACGCCACCTCCCGACGCCGGTATTGGGAACGGCGAGAGGCTGGCCGCTGCACGGACTGCAACCGGCCGAGCTTCGGGGCGTCGCGCTGCCCGGGCTGCGCGAAACGCTCCTACGAGCGCTCCGATTTCTTCCGCGGCATCCCGGCGTGGGATCCGAGCTTCACCGTCATCGAGCTGGCCACCGGAGAGACGCATGGCCCGTTCGATTCCGAAGCCGATGCCGTCGCCGAACTGGCCTTCGCCGGCTTGTCGTTCGACGAGGTGGAGATCGTGAACGACGCGCCGGTCACGGCGCGCTACGCCGCATGGGCCTGAACGCTTGTCGCCCTTCGGCGGGAGGGATTCCAG
This sequence is a window from Gammaproteobacteria bacterium. Protein-coding genes within it:
- a CDS encoding type II toxin-antitoxin system VapC family toxin, which encodes MMFLLDANVLLWTSGHPDRLPLEARDLIQDKATELFFSAASLWEVAIKNGRGHADFNVDPRLLRRGLLENGYSELPVTGAHAVAVDLLPDIHKDPFDRILIAQAQIEGLTLLTADKKLRDYPGPIRVL
- a CDS encoding DUF4102 domain-containing protein, encoding MPQPSYRTLSKRTVDRLSVDDKDTVFWDRELPGYGVRVYPSGRKVYVVQTRVAGKSRRITVGRHGDIAPDRARKDAAKIIARVKAGEPPVETKPEAPPTVADLAGRYQREHVAMHCKPNTVKHYGLMLKKHIVPRLGGLEVAEVERRDILKFQFQLSDMPTVANRCVDMLVKMFKQVHDFRLAAALS